A window of Spirochaetota bacterium contains these coding sequences:
- the xerA gene encoding site-specific tyrosine recombinase/integron integrase, producing the protein MNKYILIPISNNRYKIKTQSLIFTKQHAQKIKGCYWSKTQKSWVIPQSEEAKKQIENLFNTEVKVNKYKQNLNTNDKERIETTEHQDIKRVQNQNTKYVNLPKEYTETLKLKRYSRNTIKSYISHFNQFLNFYNNYDPKDITDEQIREYLLYIINNKDISSSYQNQVINSIKFYYEKVLGRPTSKYYFQRPKKEKKLPIVLSEEEVGSILKQISNLKHKCIIYLIYSAGLRLSEVVDLKITDIDSKRNIIIIRDAKGKKDRISLLSEKVVVLLRRYYKDYRPKEWLFEGQNGDKYSVKSVQTIFKNALLQTDIKKKATIHTLRHSFATHLLERGTDLRYIQEILGHKSSRTTEIYTHITKKGLDKIKSPLDDMQIDDE; encoded by the coding sequence ATGAATAAATACATCTTAATTCCCATTTCAAATAACAGATATAAAATCAAGACTCAATCCTTGATCTTTACCAAGCAGCATGCCCAGAAGATTAAAGGCTGCTATTGGAGTAAGACTCAAAAATCATGGGTGATCCCACAATCTGAAGAAGCCAAAAAGCAGATTGAAAACCTATTTAATACAGAGGTTAAAGTTAATAAATATAAACAGAACCTGAATACAAATGATAAAGAGAGAATTGAAACAACAGAACATCAAGATATAAAAAGAGTTCAAAACCAAAATACTAAATATGTTAATCTTCCAAAAGAATATACAGAAACATTAAAATTAAAAAGGTACAGCAGGAATACTATTAAATCCTATATCTCACATTTTAATCAGTTTTTAAATTTCTATAATAATTATGATCCTAAAGATATTACTGATGAACAGATACGTGAATATCTTCTGTACATAATAAATAATAAAGATATTTCATCTTCATATCAAAATCAGGTTATAAATTCTATAAAATTTTATTATGAAAAAGTACTGGGAAGACCCACAAGTAAATACTATTTTCAGCGCCCTAAAAAGGAAAAGAAACTTCCAATTGTCCTAAGTGAAGAGGAAGTGGGATCAATCTTAAAACAGATATCAAACCTGAAACATAAATGTATTATATATTTAATATACTCTGCTGGTCTAAGGTTAAGCGAGGTAGTGGATTTGAAAATCACTGATATTGATTCCAAAAGGAATATAATAATTATTAGAGACGCCAAGGGGAAAAAGGACAGAATAAGCCTGCTGTCAGAGAAAGTTGTAGTTTTGTTGAGACGGTATTATAAAGACTATAGACCAAAAGAATGGCTTTTTGAAGGACAAAATGGGGATAAATATAGCGTGAAAAGTGTTCAGACTATTTTTAAAAATGCATTATTACAAACAGATATTAAGAAAAAAGCCACAATTCATACATTAAGACACAGTTTTGCGACCCATTTGTTGGAAAGGGGTACAGACCTGAGATATATCCAAGAAATTCTTGGTCATAAAAGTTCAAGAACAACAGAAATATATACACATATTACAAAAAAAGGGTTGGATAAGATTAAGAGCCCTTTAGATGATATGCAAATAGATGATGAATAA